From a region of the Roseivirga sp. 4D4 genome:
- a CDS encoding AMP-binding protein yields the protein MSTHPWIANYPAGIAAEISEDRPENLLELFNQAFKSFGSREAFENMGKVLTFQEINLQSDFFAAYLQNEVNVQKGDRIAIQMPNCLQYPIVLIGALKAGCVVVNTNPLYTPREMEHQFNDAEVKAIVIIANFAHSLQEILHKTKIEHVIVTELGDLLGGLKGKLVNFVVKNVKKMVPAYSLPTAKKFNAVMKKGARMKYTKPEVQSSDTAFLQYTGGTTGVSKGATLSHSNVVAHTFAINNWFTPLLQEGQTELMITAIPLYHIFALNVNCTFMMHIGAKNVLITNPRDMPGFIKELKKHPFTLFTGVNTLFNGLLNQPNFGEVDWSHLKGAIGGGMAVQDFVAKKWEEQTKSPLVEGYGLSETSPVASCNPLDGSHRMGTIGLPISSTELSICDDEGNHLPQGEVGEICIKGPQVMSGYWKKDNSGVFFEGRWFRTGDIGQMDADGFFKIVDRKKDMINVSGFNVFPNEVENVIADHEKVLEVAVIGIPDKKSSECVKAFVVKGDPSLTEKELRDFCEEELTGYKKPKYIEFVDELPKTNVGKILRRKLKEMEAAKDS from the coding sequence ATGAGTACTCACCCTTGGATCGCCAATTATCCCGCGGGGATAGCGGCAGAAATCTCAGAAGACAGACCGGAAAACTTACTTGAACTGTTTAATCAAGCTTTCAAAAGCTTCGGAAGCCGAGAGGCCTTTGAAAACATGGGAAAGGTCTTAACCTTTCAGGAAATCAACCTTCAGTCAGATTTCTTCGCGGCATATCTACAAAATGAAGTTAATGTCCAGAAGGGGGATCGTATTGCCATTCAAATGCCTAATTGTCTACAGTATCCTATTGTCCTGATTGGGGCTTTAAAGGCAGGTTGTGTCGTTGTAAATACTAACCCGCTGTATACACCTCGTGAAATGGAGCATCAGTTCAACGATGCCGAAGTCAAGGCCATAGTCATCATTGCCAACTTTGCCCATAGTCTCCAGGAAATACTTCACAAGACTAAAATTGAACATGTGATCGTCACAGAGTTGGGTGATTTGCTAGGTGGCCTGAAAGGTAAGCTGGTGAATTTTGTGGTGAAGAATGTGAAGAAAATGGTGCCTGCCTATTCTTTACCAACGGCTAAGAAATTCAATGCGGTAATGAAGAAAGGGGCACGGATGAAATATACCAAGCCAGAAGTTCAGTCATCAGATACTGCCTTTTTACAATATACAGGCGGAACTACTGGAGTATCGAAAGGCGCTACTTTGTCTCACAGTAATGTAGTGGCACATACTTTCGCCATAAACAATTGGTTTACGCCATTGCTTCAAGAAGGACAGACAGAATTGATGATTACTGCCATTCCGCTCTATCACATTTTTGCTCTGAATGTAAACTGTACTTTCATGATGCACATTGGAGCCAAGAATGTCTTGATTACCAACCCTCGGGATATGCCGGGCTTTATCAAGGAATTGAAGAAGCATCCTTTCACATTGTTTACGGGAGTAAATACACTTTTCAATGGACTGCTAAATCAACCAAATTTTGGTGAGGTGGATTGGAGTCATTTAAAAGGAGCTATCGGTGGAGGTATGGCAGTGCAAGATTTTGTGGCTAAGAAGTGGGAAGAACAAACGAAATCTCCTTTGGTCGAAGGTTATGGCCTTTCCGAGACGTCTCCTGTGGCCAGTTGTAATCCTCTGGATGGAAGTCATCGGATGGGCACCATTGGTCTACCGATTTCTTCAACTGAATTATCGATTTGTGATGATGAGGGCAATCACTTACCACAGGGTGAGGTAGGGGAGATCTGTATTAAAGGTCCACAAGTAATGAGTGGCTATTGGAAAAAGGACAACTCAGGTGTCTTCTTTGAAGGTAGGTGGTTTCGGACTGGGGATATTGGACAAATGGACGCAGATGGTTTCTTCAAGATTGTCGATCGGAAGAAGGATATGATTAATGTGTCTGGCTTCAACGTATTCCCGAATGAAGTAGAAAACGTCATTGCCGATCATGAGAAGGTTTTAGAGGTGGCTGTTATCGGTATTCCTGACAAAAAGTCTTCTGAATGTGTAAAAGCCTTTGTAGTTAAAGGTGATCCATCTCTGACCGAGAAAGAATTAAGAGATTTCTGCGAAGAAGAGCTGACCGGGTATAAGAAGCCGAAGTATATCGAGTTTGTCGATGAACTCCCAAAGACCAATGTCGGGAAGATTCTCAGGAGAAAGTTGAAGGAGATGGAAGCAGCAAAGGATAGCTAA
- a CDS encoding Lrp/AsnC ligand binding domain-containing protein, whose translation MPDNYEIDNVDLKILSLLQHNAKKPYTEVAKQAYVSSGTVHVRMNKLEKLGVVKGASLDLNLTALGYTVGSFLGVFLSKSSLYDKVAEQLAKIPEITSIHYTTGNYSMFVKIYAKSTDHLKDILHDKIQKVSGIERTETFVILEETLSRSIELDG comes from the coding sequence ATGCCCGATAATTACGAAATCGATAACGTTGATCTGAAGATTCTATCGCTACTACAGCATAATGCGAAGAAACCATACACCGAAGTAGCCAAACAAGCCTACGTCTCAAGCGGTACTGTCCATGTGCGAATGAATAAGCTTGAAAAATTGGGCGTGGTCAAAGGGGCTTCACTCGATTTGAATTTGACTGCCCTTGGTTATACAGTTGGTTCATTCCTTGGCGTCTTCCTTTCTAAAAGCTCTCTCTATGATAAAGTAGCAGAACAGCTAGCCAAAATCCCTGAGATTACCTCCATTCATTATACCACTGGTAACTATAGTATGTTTGTAAAGATTTATGCTAAAAGCACTGATCACTTAAAGGATATACTACATGACAAAATCCAAAAAGTAAGTGGCATCGAACGTACAGAAACATTTGTGATTTTGGAGGAAACATTAAGTAGAAGTATCGAGTTAGATGGCTAG
- the sufB gene encoding Fe-S cluster assembly protein SufB, which translates to MSNDDQILEEFTSKEYEFGWTVDLEADEAPKGLNEDIVRFISAKKEEPEWLLEWRLEAFRTWQKMTEPEWPNVDYPKVDYQDLIYYSAPKQKVKPKSLDEVDPELLATFEKLGISLTEQKRLTGVAVDAVIDSVSVATTFKDTLGKLGIIFCSFSEAVKEHPELVRKHMGTVVPTSDNYFAALNSAVFSDGSFAYIPKGVRCPMELSTYFRINAANTGQFERTLIVADEGSYVSYLEGCTAPQRDENQLHAAVVEIKAAKDAEVKYSTVQNWYPGDKNGKGGIYNFVTKRGICEGDNSKISWTQVETGSAVTWKYPSCILKGDNSQGEFYSVAVTNNYQQADTGTKMIHIGKNTKSRIVSKGISAGYSQNSYRGQVQVMKRAENARNFSQCDSLLMGDKCGAHTFPYIDIENSSAQVEHEATTSKIGEDQIFYCQQRGIDEESAVALIVNGYAKEVLNQLPMEFAVEAQKLLALTLEGSVG; encoded by the coding sequence ATGAGCAATGACGACCAGATTTTAGAAGAATTCACCTCGAAAGAGTATGAATTTGGCTGGACAGTAGACTTAGAAGCAGATGAAGCTCCCAAAGGGCTCAATGAAGATATTGTTAGATTCATTTCCGCTAAGAAGGAAGAGCCAGAATGGTTGCTTGAATGGCGACTTGAAGCCTTTAGGACTTGGCAAAAAATGACAGAACCAGAGTGGCCTAATGTTGACTACCCAAAAGTCGATTATCAAGACCTTATCTACTACTCTGCTCCCAAACAAAAGGTGAAACCAAAGTCACTAGACGAAGTTGATCCAGAGTTATTGGCGACATTCGAAAAGCTTGGTATTTCATTAACAGAGCAAAAGAGGCTCACTGGAGTAGCCGTAGACGCAGTGATCGACTCCGTATCTGTTGCCACTACATTTAAAGATACGCTAGGTAAACTTGGTATTATTTTCTGCTCATTTTCTGAGGCAGTAAAAGAGCATCCAGAACTAGTAAGAAAACACATGGGTACAGTAGTACCTACTTCTGATAATTACTTCGCTGCATTAAATTCTGCAGTCTTTTCGGATGGCTCATTTGCCTATATCCCCAAGGGAGTAAGATGCCCAATGGAGCTTTCTACTTATTTCAGAATTAACGCTGCTAATACAGGTCAGTTTGAACGAACACTGATTGTAGCAGACGAAGGGTCTTATGTAAGCTATCTAGAAGGCTGTACAGCACCACAACGTGATGAAAACCAATTACATGCCGCTGTAGTGGAGATTAAAGCTGCTAAAGATGCGGAGGTAAAGTATTCGACTGTTCAGAACTGGTACCCTGGTGATAAAAACGGCAAAGGAGGTATTTACAACTTTGTGACCAAGCGTGGTATTTGCGAAGGCGATAACTCCAAAATTTCTTGGACGCAAGTTGAGACCGGTTCAGCCGTTACATGGAAGTACCCGTCATGTATCCTCAAAGGAGATAATTCTCAAGGTGAGTTCTATTCCGTTGCGGTAACAAACAACTACCAACAGGCGGATACAGGAACAAAAATGATCCACATAGGGAAAAACACCAAATCGAGAATCGTTTCGAAAGGTATTTCAGCTGGTTATTCTCAGAATAGTTATCGTGGCCAAGTTCAGGTGATGAAACGTGCCGAGAATGCAAGAAACTTTTCACAATGTGACTCATTATTAATGGGTGACAAATGTGGAGCGCACACTTTCCCTTATATCGATATTGAGAACTCATCTGCACAAGTAGAACATGAGGCAACGACATCGAAAATCGGTGAAGATCAAATCTTCTACTGCCAGCAAAGAGGTATCGATGAAGAGTCAGCAGTAGCCCTTATTGTAAATGGCTACGCCAAAGAAGTATTGAATCAATTACCAATGGAGTTTGCCGTTGAGGCACAAAAACTACTCGCATTGACCCTAGAAGGCTCAGTGGGATAA
- the sufC gene encoding Fe-S cluster assembly ATPase SufC, whose translation MLSIKNLEARIEEKEILRGINLEVKPGEVHAIMGPNGSGKSTLASVLAGREDYEVTSGDVDFLGKDLLDMDADERAREGIFLAFQYPVEIPGVSTTNFMKTAINQVREHHGEKPLDAVSFLKLMKEKMKLVEIDQSLLSRSLNEGFSGGEKKRNEIFQMAMLEPKLAILDETDSGLDIDALKIVANGVNALKSKDNATIVVTHYQRLLDYIVPDYVHVLYKGRIVKSGTKDLALELEAKGYDWIKEEADATV comes from the coding sequence ATGTTATCTATAAAGAATTTAGAGGCCAGAATCGAAGAGAAAGAAATTCTCAGAGGTATTAATCTAGAAGTAAAACCTGGAGAGGTTCATGCCATCATGGGACCTAATGGATCGGGGAAAAGTACACTTGCTTCTGTACTTGCTGGTCGTGAAGATTACGAGGTTACTTCGGGAGATGTTGACTTCCTAGGTAAGGACCTTTTGGATATGGATGCGGACGAAAGAGCACGAGAAGGTATCTTTTTGGCATTTCAGTATCCTGTAGAAATCCCAGGAGTTAGTACTACTAACTTCATGAAAACAGCCATCAACCAAGTCAGAGAACATCATGGCGAGAAGCCATTAGATGCAGTTTCTTTCTTGAAGTTGATGAAAGAGAAGATGAAGCTCGTTGAAATCGATCAGTCATTACTAAGCCGATCTTTAAACGAAGGTTTTTCTGGTGGTGAAAAGAAAAGAAACGAGATATTCCAAATGGCAATGCTCGAGCCGAAGTTGGCCATCCTTGATGAGACTGATTCGGGCCTCGATATTGATGCCCTTAAGATTGTAGCAAACGGTGTGAATGCACTTAAGTCTAAGGATAATGCGACTATTGTTGTGACACATTACCAAAGACTACTGGACTACATTGTGCCGGATTATGTACATGTATTGTACAAAGGGCGCATCGTTAAGTCTGGCACCAAAGACTTGGCCCTTGAATTAGAGGCAAAAGGCTACGATTGGATTAAAGAAGAAGCTGACGCAACTGTTTAA
- the sufD gene encoding Fe-S cluster assembly protein SufD, translating into MDKLSGQSILDALTGRFEAFEKSLNGQSKSAIHQVRKNAFEALKANGFPAPKDEEYKFTNLTRALEKNIDFHTQASAPSITTKQIEGVKIPNLDAYNLVFINGEFSAEKSDDFSVEGLEVNTFEQASKENADHVADYFGKQADFEKDPFIALNTAFSHNGVVINVGNNVVVDKPIALYFVSDSSSEQPIYNTRNIVVVGKSAQVTVLEKFDTLGKEKSFTNAVNEIFVAENANAKYYKVENDADATYHISNVNVAQDRNSNFTANTIALNGAMVRNNLDIKLNSEGCEAHMNGLYVLGGKTHVDNHTTVDHTMPNAYSNELYKGIMDDKSKGVFNGKIFVRKDAQKTNAFQSNKNILMTNDATVNTKPQLEIWADDVKCSHGCTTGQLDQDALFYLQARGIRKERARAILLHAFASDVIENLEIKAIQDYVEEIITARLEK; encoded by the coding sequence ATGGACAAATTATCAGGTCAATCTATTTTAGATGCACTGACTGGTAGATTCGAGGCTTTTGAAAAAAGCTTAAACGGTCAGAGCAAGTCAGCCATTCATCAGGTTAGGAAAAATGCTTTCGAAGCATTGAAGGCCAATGGCTTCCCTGCGCCTAAGGATGAAGAATACAAGTTCACTAACCTCACCAGAGCCTTAGAAAAGAACATAGACTTTCATACGCAGGCCTCTGCCCCATCGATCACTACCAAGCAAATCGAAGGCGTTAAGATTCCAAATCTCGATGCATACAACTTAGTATTTATAAATGGAGAATTCTCGGCAGAGAAATCTGATGACTTCTCAGTTGAAGGCTTAGAGGTGAATACTTTCGAGCAGGCTTCAAAGGAAAACGCGGACCATGTAGCTGATTACTTTGGCAAACAGGCAGATTTTGAGAAAGATCCATTCATAGCCTTAAACACGGCATTCAGTCATAATGGAGTAGTCATAAATGTTGGAAACAATGTCGTTGTCGATAAGCCAATTGCATTGTATTTCGTCAGTGATAGTTCTAGTGAACAGCCTATTTACAATACAAGAAACATTGTCGTTGTTGGAAAGTCTGCCCAAGTGACTGTTCTTGAGAAATTTGATACGCTTGGTAAAGAGAAGTCATTTACCAATGCCGTTAATGAGATCTTTGTTGCGGAAAATGCAAACGCCAAATACTACAAAGTAGAGAACGATGCCGATGCTACTTATCATATTTCAAATGTGAATGTAGCGCAAGACAGAAATAGCAATTTTACAGCAAATACTATCGCCTTAAATGGTGCCATGGTACGTAACAACCTCGACATCAAACTGAATAGCGAAGGTTGCGAAGCACACATGAACGGGCTTTATGTTTTGGGAGGAAAAACGCATGTTGACAACCACACCACGGTTGATCACACTATGCCAAATGCCTATTCCAACGAGCTCTATAAAGGCATTATGGACGACAAGTCAAAAGGAGTTTTCAATGGTAAAATCTTTGTTAGAAAAGATGCTCAAAAAACTAATGCCTTCCAGTCCAATAAAAACATTTTAATGACCAATGATGCCACTGTGAACACTAAACCGCAGTTGGAAATTTGGGCTGACGATGTAAAATGTTCGCATGGATGTACCACTGGCCAGCTTGATCAGGATGCGTTGTTCTATTTGCAAGCCAGAGGTATCAGAAAAGAAAGAGCAAGAGCCATACTATTGCATGCTTTTGCAAGTGATGTAATCGAGAACCTAGAGATTAAGGCCATTCAAGATTACGTAGAGGAGATTATTACAGCCAGGTTAGAAAAGTAA
- a CDS encoding aminotransferase class V-fold PLP-dependent enzyme — protein MSNTLTDHHIDVERIRKEFQVLDQEVNGKPLIYFDNAATNQKPQRVIDALVHHYQNDNANIHRGIHTLAERSTAKFEETRKAVQEFIGANEAEEIIFTKGTSESINLVASSWGRKFLNQGDEVLISAMEHHSNIVPWQMICEERGAILKVMPINEAGEIILEEVEQLLTEKAKMVAFNHASNTLGTINPVKKITKMAHAVGAKVLIDGAQSTSHLEVNVKDLNVDFFAFSAHKMYGPTGLGVLYGKRGILEKIPPYQGGGEMIKDVSFGGTTYNDIPYKFEAGTPDIANVIALKKAIEFIDELGKENISAYEEELLSYATEQLSAIEGLRIIGTAQEKVSVVSFEVEGIHHFDLGMWLDAKGIAVRTGHHCTQPLMDHYCIEGTARASFAVYNTKSEIDTFVSALKDIITKFK, from the coding sequence ATGTCAAATACACTGACTGATCACCATATCGATGTAGAGCGCATTAGAAAGGAGTTCCAAGTACTTGATCAAGAAGTCAATGGAAAGCCTTTGATTTATTTTGACAATGCGGCTACCAATCAAAAACCTCAACGGGTAATTGATGCATTGGTACATCATTATCAAAATGATAACGCCAATATTCATCGAGGCATTCATACCCTTGCAGAAAGATCTACAGCAAAGTTTGAAGAAACCAGAAAAGCGGTTCAAGAATTCATTGGTGCCAATGAGGCTGAAGAAATTATCTTCACAAAGGGTACTTCTGAAAGCATTAACCTTGTCGCTAGTTCATGGGGACGAAAGTTCTTGAACCAAGGTGATGAAGTATTGATTTCGGCCATGGAGCACCATTCCAATATCGTGCCCTGGCAAATGATCTGTGAAGAACGAGGTGCTATTTTAAAAGTAATGCCCATTAATGAGGCTGGAGAGATTATTCTGGAGGAAGTAGAGCAACTCTTGACAGAGAAGGCCAAAATGGTCGCTTTCAACCATGCTTCCAATACGCTGGGCACCATTAACCCAGTAAAAAAGATCACCAAAATGGCGCATGCCGTTGGTGCAAAAGTGCTGATAGACGGTGCACAGTCTACCTCTCATCTAGAGGTGAATGTAAAAGATTTGAATGTTGACTTTTTTGCCTTTTCGGCACACAAAATGTATGGCCCGACAGGCCTTGGCGTGCTTTATGGTAAGAGAGGCATTCTAGAAAAAATACCCCCATACCAAGGCGGTGGTGAGATGATCAAGGATGTTTCATTTGGTGGAACGACATACAATGACATTCCTTATAAATTTGAAGCAGGTACTCCTGACATTGCCAACGTCATCGCTTTGAAGAAGGCAATCGAGTTTATCGATGAGTTGGGCAAAGAGAACATTTCGGCTTACGAGGAAGAACTCCTCTCCTATGCGACAGAGCAGTTGTCAGCAATCGAAGGCTTAAGGATTATTGGGACTGCACAAGAAAAGGTCAGTGTTGTTTCTTTTGAAGTAGAAGGAATCCATCATTTTGACCTTGGTATGTGGCTAGATGCGAAGGGAATTGCTGTGAGAACTGGCCACCACTGTACTCAACCATTAATGGATCATTATTGTATTGAGGGAACTGCCAGGGCTTCGTTTGCTGTTTATAATACCAAATCTGAGATAGACACTTTTGTGTCAGCTCTGAAAGACATAATCACCAAATTCAAATAA
- a CDS encoding SufE family protein produces the protein MSQAINQIQDEIIDEFSMLDGDMEMTISYIMELGEQLPEMTEANKTEDNIVKGCQSKVWMKAGLEDGKVEFEADSNTAITKGLVSLLVRILSGKSPQEIIDADLYFIDKIGLNRFIGTQRSNGFGAMMKQMKIYGLAFSTKTQSA, from the coding sequence ATGAGTCAGGCAATCAACCAAATACAGGATGAGATCATAGATGAGTTTTCTATGCTAGATGGCGATATGGAAATGACCATTAGCTACATCATGGAGCTTGGTGAACAATTGCCTGAGATGACCGAAGCAAACAAAACTGAGGACAACATAGTGAAAGGCTGTCAGTCAAAGGTTTGGATGAAAGCTGGCCTGGAGGATGGAAAGGTAGAGTTTGAGGCAGACAGCAACACGGCCATTACCAAAGGTTTAGTGAGTTTACTGGTAAGAATTCTTTCGGGTAAATCTCCTCAGGAGATAATCGATGCGGACTTATACTTCATTGATAAGATTGGTTTGAATCGATTCATTGGAACGCAAAGATCAAATGGCTTTGGAGCAATGATGAAGCAGATGAAAATTTATGGCTTAGCCTTTTCTACCAAAACACAAAGTGCTTAG
- a CDS encoding SUF system Fe-S cluster assembly protein yields the protein MAEGLKENLRDEVVAAIKTVYDPEIPVDIYELGLIYEINVFPINNVYVLMTLTSPSCPAAEVIPEETKQAIKKIEGVNDVEIELTFDPPFTQDMMSEEAKLELGFM from the coding sequence ATGGCGGAAGGATTGAAAGAAAACTTGAGAGACGAAGTCGTTGCTGCGATAAAGACAGTCTACGACCCTGAAATACCTGTAGACATTTATGAATTGGGCTTGATCTATGAGATCAATGTATTTCCAATAAACAATGTTTATGTGTTAATGACACTCACCTCTCCCTCTTGCCCAGCAGCAGAGGTTATTCCGGAAGAAACAAAACAAGCAATAAAAAAAATAGAAGGTGTAAACGATGTTGAGATTGAACTGACATTCGATCCGCCTTTCACCCAAGACATGATGTCTGAAGAAGCCAAGTTAGAGCTCGGCTTTATGTAA
- a CDS encoding BrxA/BrxB family bacilliredoxin, with translation MYPEHLLVPFRQELTEAGFSELKTAEAVEEHLSDHKGTSLVVINSVCGCAAGTARPGVKMALKLADKQPDNLTTVFAGGDLEATAKVREFHLPFPPSSPSVALFKDGELVHFVERHHIEGRSAEVIGNHLADVFEEHC, from the coding sequence ATGTACCCAGAACATTTATTAGTCCCATTTAGACAAGAATTGACTGAAGCGGGCTTTTCAGAATTAAAAACAGCAGAAGCTGTTGAAGAGCACCTATCAGATCACAAAGGAACATCTTTGGTAGTAATCAACTCAGTATGTGGATGTGCAGCTGGAACGGCAAGACCAGGTGTTAAAATGGCCTTAAAGCTTGCTGATAAACAACCTGATAACTTAACAACTGTATTCGCTGGTGGCGACCTTGAGGCTACGGCAAAGGTGAGAGAATTCCATTTACCTTTCCCTCCTTCGTCTCCTTCAGTTGCGCTTTTTAAGGACGGTGAGTTGGTTCACTTTGTAGAACGTCACCATATTGAAGGTAGATCTGCAGAAGTAATAGGAAACCACTTAGCAGATGTGTTCGAAGAGCACTGCTAA
- a CDS encoding kelch repeat-containing protein — MKKHVFQLLLFIFSLAFVACNNKTNPTVDASDAIISIDENPQAGMSVVTINANISGGNVQFNLVSQSVSGAFNLDSNTGILSVADPQAFDFETNPTLTATIEASIGSVTDNATITVNLNNVLEVVSTQDETITIDENPSNGDILVTVTGTTDLGSVSFDLDDESVAGAFALDMSTGVLTVADASLFDYELNTSLTATINVFNGSLSQTSIVTVNLNDLFEIAWTQATANAAFGGLYGHKIVDLNGTLFSIGGIRGIDRINEVWSSTDGITWTQVNTTNAFAPRNGHEAVIFDNKIWVIGGFTANGRTNDVWSSPDGANWTQVNTQGIFSPRADHAAVVFNNNIWVVGGSDGAFKNEVWMSSNGSTWSQVTTTGNLFTPRLGHSLTVFNGQMVLIAGTDLDGDQLQRQRNDIWMSTDGISWTEVFVSGNLFVERWLHGAIAYNNLLWVIGGDDDTGNRFNDVWTSPDGLNWTQQDTNPIFDVRDQMAIFSFNNSIWVSGGSNNSGILEDIWRTN; from the coding sequence ATGAAAAAGCACGTCTTCCAACTCCTACTTTTCATTTTTTCTCTAGCTTTTGTTGCTTGTAACAATAAAACCAACCCAACGGTAGACGCCAGTGACGCAATAATTTCCATAGATGAAAACCCTCAGGCGGGCATGTCTGTAGTCACAATAAACGCCAACATAAGTGGCGGAAACGTGCAGTTCAATTTAGTCTCACAGTCTGTTTCTGGTGCATTCAACCTGGATTCCAACACTGGAATCCTTTCAGTGGCCGACCCTCAGGCTTTCGATTTCGAAACTAACCCTACCCTAACCGCCACAATTGAAGCCTCAATCGGAAGTGTTACTGACAATGCGACCATTACAGTAAATCTTAATAATGTATTGGAGGTAGTAAGTACACAGGATGAAACGATTACGATCGATGAAAACCCATCGAATGGAGACATTTTAGTTACGGTTACAGGAACAACAGATTTGGGATCGGTAAGCTTTGATCTTGATGATGAGAGCGTAGCAGGAGCCTTTGCATTAGACATGAGCACTGGAGTATTGACGGTGGCAGACGCAAGCTTATTCGACTATGAATTAAATACGAGCCTCACTGCCACCATCAACGTGTTTAATGGATCACTGAGCCAGACATCTATAGTGACAGTTAATCTTAATGATCTCTTCGAAATAGCTTGGACGCAGGCAACAGCCAATGCGGCTTTCGGAGGATTATACGGGCATAAAATTGTCGACTTAAATGGAACATTATTCTCGATAGGCGGAATAAGGGGAATTGATCGAATCAATGAAGTCTGGTCCAGTACTGATGGGATTACTTGGACTCAAGTGAACACGACTAATGCCTTTGCGCCACGCAACGGGCATGAAGCTGTAATTTTTGATAACAAAATCTGGGTTATAGGAGGCTTTACTGCCAATGGCAGAACTAATGATGTATGGTCATCACCTGATGGAGCTAATTGGACACAGGTAAATACACAAGGTATCTTTAGCCCCAGAGCAGACCATGCAGCAGTTGTTTTTAATAACAACATCTGGGTTGTTGGAGGAAGTGATGGGGCTTTCAAAAACGAAGTATGGATGAGTTCCAATGGATCAACTTGGAGCCAAGTGACAACAACCGGAAATTTATTTACACCAAGACTAGGTCATTCATTGACGGTGTTCAATGGCCAAATGGTCCTAATTGCAGGTACCGATCTGGATGGCGATCAATTACAGAGACAACGCAATGATATATGGATGAGCACTGATGGTATCAGTTGGACAGAAGTCTTCGTAAGCGGCAACCTCTTTGTTGAAAGGTGGTTACACGGAGCCATAGCGTACAATAACCTCTTATGGGTTATTGGTGGGGATGATGATACAGGCAACCGTTTTAATGACGTTTGGACTTCCCCAGACGGCCTGAATTGGACTCAGCAAGACACGAACCCAATATTTGATGTTCGAGATCAAATGGCCATTTTCTCATTTAACAATTCCATTTGGGTGAGTGGTGGAAGTAACAATAGTGGAATCCTTGAGGATATTTGGAGGACTAACTAG
- a CDS encoding 6-pyruvoyl trahydropterin synthase family protein, which translates to MKVAVFRKEHFNAAHRLHNPNWSEEKNEQVFGKCNNKYYHGHNYELIVKVSGEPDPETGYVYDMKVLSDLIKENVSDKLDHKNLNLDVPEFENLNPTAENIVVVIYNILREKIEPELDLKVTLYETERNYVEYPA; encoded by the coding sequence ATGAAAGTAGCGGTTTTTAGAAAGGAGCATTTTAATGCTGCCCATAGATTGCACAATCCCAATTGGTCGGAAGAAAAGAACGAGCAAGTATTTGGGAAGTGTAATAACAAGTATTATCACGGCCATAATTACGAGTTAATTGTCAAGGTAAGTGGTGAACCTGACCCTGAAACGGGTTATGTATATGACATGAAGGTATTGAGCGACTTAATCAAGGAGAATGTTTCTGACAAGCTTGATCATAAGAACCTTAACCTCGATGTCCCTGAGTTCGAAAACCTAAACCCTACGGCTGAAAATATTGTTGTCGTGATTTATAACATCCTAAGAGAAAAAATCGAGCCTGAACTCGATCTGAAAGTAACATTATATGAGACAGAACGAAACTATGTTGAATACCCAGCTTAA